The sequence TCGCGGATCTCGTCGAGGTGCGCGGACTCGGCCCGTGCGGCGGCGAGGACCTCGGGGTCCACGCCCGACGCGGGGGCGTCCGACGAGGTGGCGCTCGGCGAGGGCGTGGTGCCCTGCTGGCCGAGCCCCATGTCGGCGTCGACCATGCCGGCGGTGCCCTGCTGCGAGCTCGTCTGCGGCACCACCGACTGGCCGTCGAGCGTGCCCGCGGTGCCGTCCAGGATGGAGTCGGTCCCCGTGTTGTCCTGGAACCCGGCGGCCAGCGACTCGCGCAGCGCGATGTACTTCTCCTGGTCCACCTGGCTGATGGCGAACAGCACGATGAACAGCGCCATGAGGACCGTGATCATGTCGGAGTAGCTCACCAGCCAGCGCTCGTGGTTGACGTGCTCCTCCTCGTGGTCGCCGCGCCGCCGGCGCCCGCCGCCCCCCGCGTGGCCGCTCATGCGGCGGCCTTGTCGTCGGACGCGGCGACGAGGTCCGCGGGGATGAGCGAGCGCAGGCGCTCGCCGACCACGCGCGGGTTGGCCCCCGCCTGCACGGCGAGCAGACCCTCGAGCGTGACCTCCATGTGGGCGCACTCCAGGTCGGAGATGCGCTTGATGCGGGCCCCCAGCGGCAGCCAGACGACGTTCGCCGAGAGGATGCCCCACAGGGTCGCGACGAAGGCCGCGGCGATCGAGTGTCCGAGCGCGGCCGGCTCGGAGAGGTTCTCCAGCACGTGGACCAGGGAGATGACCGTGCCGATGATGCCGATCGTCGGCGCGTAGCCGCCCATGTCCGCGAAGTACTTGGCGTTGACCTTGTCCGAGGTGCGCTTGGTGGCGATCCGGTCCTCGAGGATCACGCGCAGGTCCTCCGGGTCGGTGCCGTCGATCGCGGCCTGGAGGCCCGAGCGCAGGAACTCGTCGTCGATGTCCTTCGCGGCGTCCTCGAGCGCGAGCAGACCCTCGCGGCGGGCGCGCTCGGCGAGCGAGACCACCGTGTCGACCGTCTGCGACGGGTCGGGCGCCTTGGAGCGCAGCGCGCGCGGGACCGCGGCGAACGCGTTCTTGACGTCGCGCAGGGTGTGCCCGGCGACGCCCACGCCGATCGTGCCGACCCACACCAGCAGGAGCGGTGCGGGCAGCATGATCGACATCGGGTCGGCGCCCTCGAGGATCAGCGCGCCGAAGATCGCCGTGAGCGCGACGCCGATGCCGATGAGTCCAGCGGGGTCCATCACACGCTCCTCGGTCGTAGCGGGAGCGGCGGGTCCACGGGCTCGTCGTCGTCCGGGAGGTCCGGGACGGGCGTGAGCCGCGTCTGCGACCGGAGCTCCTGGGACCGCGCGAGCACCTGGGCGGCGCGCTCGTCGATGCGGGAGATGACCTCGGCGAGGGGCTCGGCGACGATGTACTTGGTGCCGTCGATCAGCGTGATGATCGTGTCCGGCGCGGAGTCGACCCGCTGGATCAGGTCGGGGTTGATCCCGAACCTGTCGCCGGTCAGGCGTGTGACAACGATCATGACGAGCCCCGTCCCTGGTCCTTCGGTGCGACCGTCGGCCGCGTCGGGCCCGTCCATGGGCCCTCAGTCCCCCCTATCGGCGGCGCTCACCAGGACCTGAGGAACCCGTCGCGCACGGTCCCTCCGACGCCGAACGCCACGCACCGGACGCGAGCGCCGCCGCGGGGCGGGCGCTCGGCGCCGGTGCGTGGCGCTCGATGACAGGGCGGTTCAGTACTCCGGGAGCCGGCGCGTCAGTACGCGCGGGCGTCCACCTCCGCCTGCGTGATCGTCTGGTCGAAGGCCTGGTCGAACACGATCGTCTCGCGCGGGAGCTGCTCGCCCGCGTAGACCTTCTTGATCGTGTCGAGGATCTGGTCGCCGAAGACCGGGTTGCACTCGACCACGTAGTTGAACTTCTTGTCGACGAGCGCCTGCAGCCCGTCGCGCACGCCGTCGACGGAGACGATCTGGATGTCCTCGCCCGGCTTCTTGCCCGCCGCCTCCATCGCCTCGATGGCGCCCAGGCCCATGTCGTCGTTGTGCGTGAACAGGAGGTCCATGTCCGGGTACGCCTGCAGCGCGGCCTCCATCGCGGCCTTGCCCTCGGCGCGCGTGAAGTTGCCGGACGCC is a genomic window of Cellulomonas fulva containing:
- a CDS encoding motility protein A; translated protein: MDPAGLIGIGVALTAIFGALILEGADPMSIMLPAPLLLVWVGTIGVGVAGHTLRDVKNAFAAVPRALRSKAPDPSQTVDTVVSLAERARREGLLALEDAAKDIDDEFLRSGLQAAIDGTDPEDLRVILEDRIATKRTSDKVNAKYFADMGGYAPTIGIIGTVISLVHVLENLSEPAALGHSIAAAFVATLWGILSANVVWLPLGARIKRISDLECAHMEVTLEGLLAVQAGANPRVVGERLRSLIPADLVAASDDKAAA
- a CDS encoding flagellar FlbD family protein, producing MIVVTRLTGDRFGINPDLIQRVDSAPDTIITLIDGTKYIVAEPLAEVISRIDERAAQVLARSQELRSQTRLTPVPDLPDDDEPVDPPLPLRPRSV